A genomic stretch from Helianthus annuus cultivar XRQ/B chromosome 1, HanXRQr2.0-SUNRISE, whole genome shotgun sequence includes:
- the LOC110926805 gene encoding zinc finger MYM-type protein 1-like: MPPVPKYKYLSGSQKRKKKKLEEDKRKADEVKQNRINKFFTKQPQSSSSSVDANAGEDDVNVNRDEVNVSEDDVNVDEANVGEDDVNVNVDEANVGDDDVNVDVDTDEYDVNANVDETNVSKDDANVNPSIDIFDPRTWDGLDPNLKNELVMKGPKKDLTIDKGPVDKLGRRFSRVMYTRILSNREKLDREWLHASQGLKEHEVSFEHLKNMNQLFEMRQRLECNKTIDKVAYEQFKKERDYWKEVIFRIIALVKFLAKHGLAFRGSNEKLYQPGNGNFLGLIEMLEEFDPIMKEHVRRIMSDELHVHYLGHNIQNELIQLLAQQVKTEIIKKIKQAKYYSIILDCTPDVSHQEQMSIIVRYVNFSSNSVTVEESFLGFLVVDDTTGKGLFEVTSKELESLGLDINDMRGQGYDNGANMKGKHSGVQRRFLEKNPRALYSACGYHSLNLVLCDMANTITKSREFFGTIQRIYTIFANSINRWQILKDNVKGLTLKSLSTTRWESRVDSIKPIRTQLVDVRKALKEVRASDKDAKIQSEAKSLEKREVGDYEFLVQIVIWYEILSNVNVVSKKLQSKDVVLDVAIDEVDKLIKYFKKYREKGFSKAIDEAVEIANELGVDAGFPQKRVIHRKKQFDENSNVEEVIFSLDEDFKVNYFLCIVDQAISSLETRFDQYKKFENLWGFLFPKKLKTLDEATLKSCCYRLQDALKYKEESDIDANELYLELKLIETFLPSYIVSPFDALNNIKRLGHFPNAINAYKVLLTIPVTVASAERSFSKLKLLKTYLRSTMSQERLNGLAMISIENEILEDLGPIFYLAGAQKIFIILGDGPVSPPIQSPRENVERPLPIYVEDQDVEVVPETQYLDVDSGEDEEEYEVEDNDIGEASEPKEKGVKAERQSWTKKQEEPLAKAWVHCSLNKKKRQPTKM, encoded by the exons ATGCCTCCGGTTCCCAAATACAAATACCTATCTGGTAGTCAAAAACGTAAAAAGAAGAAGCTAGAGGAGGACAAAAGAAAGGCTGACGAAGTAAAACAAAACCGCATAAACAAGTTTTTCACAAAACAACCTCAAAGTTCTAGTTCTAGTGTAGATGCTAATGCGGGTGAAGATGATGTTAATGTTAATAGGGATGAAGTTAATGTGAGTGAAGATGATGTTAATGTGGATGAAGCTAATGTGGGTGAAGATGATGTTAACGTTAACGTGGATGAAGCTAACGTGGGTGACGATGATGTTAATGTTGATGTGGATACGGATGAATATGATGTTAATGCTAATGTAGATGAAACTAACGTGAGTAAAGATGATGCTAATGTCAATCCTAGTATTGATATTTTTGATCCTAGAACTTGGGATGGGCTTGATCCTAACTTGAAAAATGAACTGGTTATGAAAGGTCCAAAAAAAGATTTGACTATTGATAAGGGTCCTGTGGATAAACTTGGAAGACGATTTTCTAGAGTGATGTATACTAGAATTCTATCAAATAGGGAGAAGCTTGATAGAGAATGGTTA CATGCTTCTCAAGGTCTTAAAGAGCATGAAGTTAGCTTTGAACATCTCAAGAATATGAATCAATTGTTTGAAATGCGTCAAAGGTTGGAATGCAATAAAACAATTGACAAAGTAGCATATGAGCAATTTAAAAAAGAAAGAGATTATTGGAAAGAAGTCATCTTTAGAATTATTGCACTTGTGAAATTTCTTGCTAAACATGGTTTAGCATTTCGCGGATCAAATGAGAAGTTGTATCAACCTGGCAATGGAAACTTTTTAGGATTGATTGAGATGTTGGAAGAGTTTGACCCAATTATGAAAGAGCATGTGCGACGTATCATGAGTGATGAACTCCATGTACATTATCTTGGGCATAATATCCAAAACGAGTTAATACAATTACTAGCTCAGCAAGTTAAAACAGAAATCATCAAGAAGATAAAGCAAGCAAAGTATTACTCCATAATACTCGATTGCACCCCCGATGTAAGTCACCAAGAACAAATGTCAATAATTGTGAGGTATGTGAATTTTAGCTCTAATTCTGTGACCGTTGAGGAAtcttttttagggtttttggttGTTGACGATACTACTGGTAAAGGACTTTTTGAAGTTACGTCTAAGGAATTAGAGTCTCTAGGTCTTGATATTAATGATATGCGTGGTCAAGGCTATGATAATGGAGCAAACATGAAGGGAAAACATAGTGGAGTTCAAAGGAGATTCTTAGAAAAAAATCCTAGAGCTTTGTACAGTGCTTGTGGTTATCATAGTCTTAATCTTGTTTTGTGTGATATGGCTAACACTATTACAAAGTCTAGAGAATTTTTTGGAACAATACAACGGATTTATACTATCTTTGCCAATTCTATTAATAGGTGGCAAATATTGAAAGACAATGTTAAAGGATTGACTCTTAAGTCATTGTCTACCACTCGTTGGGAAAGTCGTGTAGATAGTATTAAGCCTATTAGAACTCAACTTGTAGATGTCAGAAAAGCTTTGAAGGAAGTTAGGGCCTCCGATAAAGATGCTAAAATTCAAAGCGAAGCTAAATCACTTGAAAAGCGTGAGGTTGGTGACTATGAATTTTTGGTACAGATCGTCATTTGGTATGAAATATTATCAAATGTGAATGTGGTGAGCAAAAAGTTGCAATCAAAGGATGTGGTTCTTGATGTTGCTATTGATGAAGTGGACAAATTGATTAAATACTTTAAAAAATATAGAGAAAAGGGGTTTTCCAAGGCGATTGATGAAGCTGTAGAAATTGCCAATGAATTGGGTGTTGATGCGGGATTCCCTCAAAAACGTGTGATACATAGGAAAAAACAATTTGATGAGAATTCAAATGTAGAAGAAGTTATATTTTCACTCGATGAGGATTTTAAAGTCAATTACTTTTTATGTATTGTTGATCAAGCTATAAGTTCTCTTGAAACAAGATTCGATCAATacaaaaaattcgaaaatttatGGGGTTTTTTGTTTCCTAAAAAGTTGAAGACACTTGATGAAGCCACTCTTAAGTCTTGTTGTTATCGTCTTCAAGATGCATTGAAATATAAAGAAGAATCGGACATTGATGCTAATGAACTTTATTTGGAGTTGAAGTTGATCGAAACATTCTTACCGAGTTACATTGTTAGCCCTTTTGATGCTTTAAACAATATCAAGCGGCTTGGTCATTTCCCTAATGCTATAAATGCATATAAAGTGCTTTTGACAATTCCGGTAACGGTGGCATCGGCGGAAAGAAGCTTTTCAAAATTGAAGTTGTTGAAGACTTATTTACGATCGACGATGTCGCAAGAAAGACTTAACGGATTGGCAATGATATCTATTGAAAACGAAATATTAGAAG ATTTGGGCCCAATTTTTTATCTTGCCGGGGCCCAAAAGATTTTTATCATTCTCGGGGACGGCCCTGT GAGCCCGCCAATTCAATCACCAAGAGAGAATGTCGAGCGCCCACTTCCTATCTACGTTGAAGACCAAGATGTAGAGGTTGTCCCCGAAACACAATATTTGGATGTAGATAGTGGCGAGGACGAAGAAGAATATGAGGTTGAAGACAATGATATTGGTGAAGCAAGTGAGCCGAAAGAAAAGGGAGTCAAGGCGGAGCGTCAAAGTTGGACGAAAAAACAAGAAGAGCCcttagccaaggcatgggttcattgttctttaaacaagaaaaaaaggcAACCAACAAAAATGTGA